In Prionailurus viverrinus isolate Anna chromosome C2, UM_Priviv_1.0, whole genome shotgun sequence, one DNA window encodes the following:
- the SETD4 gene encoding SET domain-containing protein 4 isoform X3, translating into MKMGRGRTSRIRRRKLFRSSVSRGVNESYKPEFIELKKWLKDRKFEDTNLIPACFPGTGRGLMSKTSLQEGQVIISLPESCLLTTDTVIRSYLGAYIAKWRPPPSPLLALCTFLVSEKHAGDQSVWKPYLEILPKAYTCPVCLEPEVVNLFPKPLRAKAEEQRARVREFFSSSRGFFSSLQPLFSEAVGSIFSYRALLWAWCTVNTRAVYVKPRRRRCFSAEPDTCALAPYLDLLNHSPRVQVEAAFNEETRCYEIRTASSCRKHEEVFICYGPHDNQRLLLEYGFVSIHNPHACVYVSEDILVKYLPSTDKQMNKKISILKDHDFIENLTFGWDGPSWRLLTALKLLCLEAEELPRDRDLAEVRRLTDCATQAPRGGLFFMELARVVFFPGDLHCLEEIFLKNASSLFRGKPLSTEFSPGDKSLLGELYPPWGQIQTPTKREAFPWGRRVEEPRCRHTSWFGSLTLPSGCQSLPQHGKDCPLIWLRVAWSRQLLQPGSTTWQKLSTCWKKILLGEIISDTNEKRSLDIAQKICHYFIEETNAVLQKVSHMKDEEVASVNQLTLVETLWTEELKILQASALILNSLQTPFRSRKSFVN; encoded by the exons TGAATGAGAGCTACAAGCCTGAATTTATAGAGCTTAAGAAGTGGCTGAAAGATAGAAAGTTTGAAGATACAAACTTAATACCTGCTTGTTTTCCAG GTACAGGAAGAGGGCTGATGAGCAAAACATCCTTGCAG GAGGGACAGGTGATTATTTCGTTGCCTGAGAGTTGCCTGCTCACCACGGACACAGTGATTAGAAGCTACTTAGGGGCGTACATCGCTAA ATGGCGGCCTCCTCCATCTCCTCTGCTGGCTCTGTGTACCTTTCTGGTTTCAGAAAAGCATGCTGGGGACCAGTCCGTCTGGAAACCTTACCTAGAGATTTTACCAAAGGCCTACACCTGCCCCGTTTGCTTGGAGCCAGAAGTGGTGAATCTTTTTCCCAAACCCTTGAGAGCAAAGGCCGAAGAGCAGAGAGCCCGTGTGCGAgagttcttttcttcctccagaggctttttctcttccctgcagCCTCTGTTTTCCGAGGCCGTCGGGAGCATCTTTAGCTACCGTGCCCTCCTGTGGGCCTGGTGTACGGTCAACACCAGGGCCGTGTATGTGAAGCCCAGGCGGAGGCGCTGCTTTTCCGCGGAGCCAGACACCTGTGCGCTCGCCCCGTACCTGGATCTGCTGAACCACAGCCCCCGTGTGCAG GTAGAAGCAGCATTTAATGAGGAAACTCGCTGTTATGAAATTAGAACAGCTTCAAGCTGTAGGAAACATGAAGAGGTGTTCATCTGCTATGGCCCTCATGATAATCAGCGACTGCTCCTGGAGTATGGATTTGTTTCCATCCATAATCCTCACGCTTGTGTTTATGTCTCAGAAG atatacTTGTTAAATATCTtccatcaacagataaacagATGAACAAGaagatttccattttaaaggaTCATGACTTTATAGA AAATTTGACATTTGGATGGGATGGACCATCTTGGAGGTTACTCACAGCGCTTAAGTTGTTATGTCTGGAAGCTGAAGAATT accgcgagatcgtgacctggctgaagtcagacgcttaaccgactgcgccacccaggcgccccggggtgGCTTATTCTTTATGGAACTTGCCCGCGTG GTATTTTTCCCTGGTGACCTGCATTGTttagaggaaatatttttaaaaaatgcatcgtCACTGTTCAGGGGGAAGCCTCTGAGTACCGAGTTTTCCCCTGGGGACAAATCGCTTCTTGGGGAGCTATATCCTCCCTGGGGGCAGATCCAGACCCCTACTAAACGAGAGGCCTTTCCATGGGGGAGGCGGGTAGAGGAGCCCCGGTGTAGACACACGTCCTGGTTCGGCTCCTTAACATTACCTTCAGGCTGCCAGTCCCTCCCCCAGCATGGAAAGGACTGTCCGCTTATATGGCTGCGTGTTGCCTGGTCCAGGCAGCTCCTTCAGCCTGGGTCCACTACTTGGCAAAAGCTCAG TACATGctggaaaaaaatacttcttgGAGAAATCATTTCAGATACAAATGAGAAGAGAAGTTTGGACATAGCCCAGAAAATATGCCATTATTTCATAGAGGAGACCAATGCAGTGCTTCAAAAG GTTTCTCATATGAAAGATGAAGAAGTGGCTTCGGTAAACCAACTAACTTTGGTAGAAACATTGTGGACAGAAGAGCTAAAGATTCTGCAGGCCTCTGCTCTGATTCTAAACAGTTTGCAAACACCTTTTAG atccAGAAAGTCATTTGTGAATTAA
- the SETD4 gene encoding SET domain-containing protein 4 isoform X5 has protein sequence MKMGRGRTSRIRRRKLFRSSVSRGVNESYKPEFIELKKWLKDRKFEDTNLIPACFPGTGRGLMSKTSLQEGQVIISLPESCLLTTDTVIRSYLGAYIAKWRPPPSPLLALCTFLVSEKHAGDQSVWKPYLEILPKAYTCPVCLEPEVVNLFPKPLRAKAEEQRARVREFFSSSRGFFSSLQPLFSEAVGSIFSYRALLWAWCTVNTRAVYVKPRRRRCFSAEPDTCALAPYLDLLNHSPRVQVEAAFNEETRCYEIRTASSCRKHEEVFICYGPHDNQRLLLEYGFVSIHNPHACVYVSEDILVKYLPSTDKQMNKKISILKDHDFIENLTFGWDGPSWRLLTALKLLCLEAEEFTCWKKILLGEIISDTNEKRSLDIAQKICHYFIEETNAVLQKVSHMKDEEVASVNQLTLVETLWTEELKILQASALILNSLQTPFRESASWGGVEREGDRGSEAGAQTHEL, from the exons TGAATGAGAGCTACAAGCCTGAATTTATAGAGCTTAAGAAGTGGCTGAAAGATAGAAAGTTTGAAGATACAAACTTAATACCTGCTTGTTTTCCAG GTACAGGAAGAGGGCTGATGAGCAAAACATCCTTGCAG GAGGGACAGGTGATTATTTCGTTGCCTGAGAGTTGCCTGCTCACCACGGACACAGTGATTAGAAGCTACTTAGGGGCGTACATCGCTAA ATGGCGGCCTCCTCCATCTCCTCTGCTGGCTCTGTGTACCTTTCTGGTTTCAGAAAAGCATGCTGGGGACCAGTCCGTCTGGAAACCTTACCTAGAGATTTTACCAAAGGCCTACACCTGCCCCGTTTGCTTGGAGCCAGAAGTGGTGAATCTTTTTCCCAAACCCTTGAGAGCAAAGGCCGAAGAGCAGAGAGCCCGTGTGCGAgagttcttttcttcctccagaggctttttctcttccctgcagCCTCTGTTTTCCGAGGCCGTCGGGAGCATCTTTAGCTACCGTGCCCTCCTGTGGGCCTGGTGTACGGTCAACACCAGGGCCGTGTATGTGAAGCCCAGGCGGAGGCGCTGCTTTTCCGCGGAGCCAGACACCTGTGCGCTCGCCCCGTACCTGGATCTGCTGAACCACAGCCCCCGTGTGCAG GTAGAAGCAGCATTTAATGAGGAAACTCGCTGTTATGAAATTAGAACAGCTTCAAGCTGTAGGAAACATGAAGAGGTGTTCATCTGCTATGGCCCTCATGATAATCAGCGACTGCTCCTGGAGTATGGATTTGTTTCCATCCATAATCCTCACGCTTGTGTTTATGTCTCAGAAG atatacTTGTTAAATATCTtccatcaacagataaacagATGAACAAGaagatttccattttaaaggaTCATGACTTTATAGA AAATTTGACATTTGGATGGGATGGACCATCTTGGAGGTTACTCACAGCGCTTAAGTTGTTATGTCTGGAAGCTGAAGAATT TACATGctggaaaaaaatacttcttgGAGAAATCATTTCAGATACAAATGAGAAGAGAAGTTTGGACATAGCCCAGAAAATATGCCATTATTTCATAGAGGAGACCAATGCAGTGCTTCAAAAG GTTTCTCATATGAAAGATGAAGAAGTGGCTTCGGTAAACCAACTAACTTTGGTAGAAACATTGTGGACAGAAGAGCTAAAGATTCTGCAGGCCTCTGCTCTGATTCTAAACAGTTTGCAAACACCTTTTAG agagagtgcaagctggggaggagtagagagagaaggagacagaggatccgaagcaggggctcaaacccacgaactgtga
- the SETD4 gene encoding SET domain-containing protein 4 isoform X1 produces MKMGRGRTSRIRRRKLFRSSVSRGVNESYKPEFIELKKWLKDRKFEDTNLIPACFPGTGRGLMSKTSLQEGQVIISLPESCLLTTDTVIRSYLGAYIAKWRPPPSPLLALCTFLVSEKHAGDQSVWKPYLEILPKAYTCPVCLEPEVVNLFPKPLRAKAEEQRARVREFFSSSRGFFSSLQPLFSEAVGSIFSYRALLWAWCTVNTRAVYVKPRRRRCFSAEPDTCALAPYLDLLNHSPRVQVEAAFNEETRCYEIRTASSCRKHEEVFICYGPHDNQRLLLEYGFVSIHNPHACVYVSEDILVKYLPSTDKQMNKKISILKDHDFIENLTFGWDGPSWRLLTALKLLCLEAEELPRDRDLAEVRRLTDCATQAPRGGLFFMELARVVFFPGDLHCLEEIFLKNASSLFRGKPLSTEFSPGDKSLLGELYPPWGQIQTPTKREAFPWGRRVEEPRCRHTSWFGSLTLPSGCQSLPQHGKDCPLIWLRVAWSRQLLQPGSTTWQKLSTCWKKILLGEIISDTNEKRSLDIAQKICHYFIEETNAVLQKVSHMKDEEVASVNQLTLVETLWTEELKILQASALILNSLQTPFRESASWGGVEREGDRGSEAGAQTHEL; encoded by the exons TGAATGAGAGCTACAAGCCTGAATTTATAGAGCTTAAGAAGTGGCTGAAAGATAGAAAGTTTGAAGATACAAACTTAATACCTGCTTGTTTTCCAG GTACAGGAAGAGGGCTGATGAGCAAAACATCCTTGCAG GAGGGACAGGTGATTATTTCGTTGCCTGAGAGTTGCCTGCTCACCACGGACACAGTGATTAGAAGCTACTTAGGGGCGTACATCGCTAA ATGGCGGCCTCCTCCATCTCCTCTGCTGGCTCTGTGTACCTTTCTGGTTTCAGAAAAGCATGCTGGGGACCAGTCCGTCTGGAAACCTTACCTAGAGATTTTACCAAAGGCCTACACCTGCCCCGTTTGCTTGGAGCCAGAAGTGGTGAATCTTTTTCCCAAACCCTTGAGAGCAAAGGCCGAAGAGCAGAGAGCCCGTGTGCGAgagttcttttcttcctccagaggctttttctcttccctgcagCCTCTGTTTTCCGAGGCCGTCGGGAGCATCTTTAGCTACCGTGCCCTCCTGTGGGCCTGGTGTACGGTCAACACCAGGGCCGTGTATGTGAAGCCCAGGCGGAGGCGCTGCTTTTCCGCGGAGCCAGACACCTGTGCGCTCGCCCCGTACCTGGATCTGCTGAACCACAGCCCCCGTGTGCAG GTAGAAGCAGCATTTAATGAGGAAACTCGCTGTTATGAAATTAGAACAGCTTCAAGCTGTAGGAAACATGAAGAGGTGTTCATCTGCTATGGCCCTCATGATAATCAGCGACTGCTCCTGGAGTATGGATTTGTTTCCATCCATAATCCTCACGCTTGTGTTTATGTCTCAGAAG atatacTTGTTAAATATCTtccatcaacagataaacagATGAACAAGaagatttccattttaaaggaTCATGACTTTATAGA AAATTTGACATTTGGATGGGATGGACCATCTTGGAGGTTACTCACAGCGCTTAAGTTGTTATGTCTGGAAGCTGAAGAATT accgcgagatcgtgacctggctgaagtcagacgcttaaccgactgcgccacccaggcgccccggggtgGCTTATTCTTTATGGAACTTGCCCGCGTG GTATTTTTCCCTGGTGACCTGCATTGTttagaggaaatatttttaaaaaatgcatcgtCACTGTTCAGGGGGAAGCCTCTGAGTACCGAGTTTTCCCCTGGGGACAAATCGCTTCTTGGGGAGCTATATCCTCCCTGGGGGCAGATCCAGACCCCTACTAAACGAGAGGCCTTTCCATGGGGGAGGCGGGTAGAGGAGCCCCGGTGTAGACACACGTCCTGGTTCGGCTCCTTAACATTACCTTCAGGCTGCCAGTCCCTCCCCCAGCATGGAAAGGACTGTCCGCTTATATGGCTGCGTGTTGCCTGGTCCAGGCAGCTCCTTCAGCCTGGGTCCACTACTTGGCAAAAGCTCAG TACATGctggaaaaaaatacttcttgGAGAAATCATTTCAGATACAAATGAGAAGAGAAGTTTGGACATAGCCCAGAAAATATGCCATTATTTCATAGAGGAGACCAATGCAGTGCTTCAAAAG GTTTCTCATATGAAAGATGAAGAAGTGGCTTCGGTAAACCAACTAACTTTGGTAGAAACATTGTGGACAGAAGAGCTAAAGATTCTGCAGGCCTCTGCTCTGATTCTAAACAGTTTGCAAACACCTTTTAG agagagtgcaagctggggaggagtagagagagaaggagacagaggatccgaagcaggggctcaaacccacgaactgtga
- the SETD4 gene encoding SET domain-containing protein 4 isoform X4: MKMGRGRTSRIRRRKLFRSSVSRGVNESYKPEFIELKKWLKDRKFEDTNLIPACFPGTGRGLMSKTSLQEGQVIISLPESCLLTTDTVIRSYLGAYIAKWRPPPSPLLALCTFLVSEKHAGDQSVWKPYLEILPKAYTCPVCLEPEVVNLFPKPLRAKAEEQRARVREFFSSSRGFFSSLQPLFSEAVGSIFSYRALLWAWCTVNTRAVYVKPRRRRCFSAEPDTCALAPYLDLLNHSPRVQVEAAFNEETRCYEIRTASSCRKHEEVFICYGPHDNQRLLLEYGFVSIHNPHACVYVSEDILVKYLPSTDKQMNKKISILKDHDFIENLTFGWDGPSWRLLTALKLLCLEAEELPRDRDLAEVRRLTDCATQAPRGGLFFMELARVVFFPGDLHCLEEIFLKNASSLFRGKPLSTEFSPGDKSLLGELYPPWGQIQTPTKREAFPWGRRVEEPRCRHTSWFGSLTLPSGCQSLPQHGKDCPLIWLRVAWSRQLLQPGSTTWQKLSTCWKKILLGEIISDTNEKRSLDIAQKICHYFIEETNAVLQKVSHMKDEEVASVNQLTLVETLWTEELKILQASALILNSLQTPFRKVQSLPI; the protein is encoded by the exons TGAATGAGAGCTACAAGCCTGAATTTATAGAGCTTAAGAAGTGGCTGAAAGATAGAAAGTTTGAAGATACAAACTTAATACCTGCTTGTTTTCCAG GTACAGGAAGAGGGCTGATGAGCAAAACATCCTTGCAG GAGGGACAGGTGATTATTTCGTTGCCTGAGAGTTGCCTGCTCACCACGGACACAGTGATTAGAAGCTACTTAGGGGCGTACATCGCTAA ATGGCGGCCTCCTCCATCTCCTCTGCTGGCTCTGTGTACCTTTCTGGTTTCAGAAAAGCATGCTGGGGACCAGTCCGTCTGGAAACCTTACCTAGAGATTTTACCAAAGGCCTACACCTGCCCCGTTTGCTTGGAGCCAGAAGTGGTGAATCTTTTTCCCAAACCCTTGAGAGCAAAGGCCGAAGAGCAGAGAGCCCGTGTGCGAgagttcttttcttcctccagaggctttttctcttccctgcagCCTCTGTTTTCCGAGGCCGTCGGGAGCATCTTTAGCTACCGTGCCCTCCTGTGGGCCTGGTGTACGGTCAACACCAGGGCCGTGTATGTGAAGCCCAGGCGGAGGCGCTGCTTTTCCGCGGAGCCAGACACCTGTGCGCTCGCCCCGTACCTGGATCTGCTGAACCACAGCCCCCGTGTGCAG GTAGAAGCAGCATTTAATGAGGAAACTCGCTGTTATGAAATTAGAACAGCTTCAAGCTGTAGGAAACATGAAGAGGTGTTCATCTGCTATGGCCCTCATGATAATCAGCGACTGCTCCTGGAGTATGGATTTGTTTCCATCCATAATCCTCACGCTTGTGTTTATGTCTCAGAAG atatacTTGTTAAATATCTtccatcaacagataaacagATGAACAAGaagatttccattttaaaggaTCATGACTTTATAGA AAATTTGACATTTGGATGGGATGGACCATCTTGGAGGTTACTCACAGCGCTTAAGTTGTTATGTCTGGAAGCTGAAGAATT accgcgagatcgtgacctggctgaagtcagacgcttaaccgactgcgccacccaggcgccccggggtgGCTTATTCTTTATGGAACTTGCCCGCGTG GTATTTTTCCCTGGTGACCTGCATTGTttagaggaaatatttttaaaaaatgcatcgtCACTGTTCAGGGGGAAGCCTCTGAGTACCGAGTTTTCCCCTGGGGACAAATCGCTTCTTGGGGAGCTATATCCTCCCTGGGGGCAGATCCAGACCCCTACTAAACGAGAGGCCTTTCCATGGGGGAGGCGGGTAGAGGAGCCCCGGTGTAGACACACGTCCTGGTTCGGCTCCTTAACATTACCTTCAGGCTGCCAGTCCCTCCCCCAGCATGGAAAGGACTGTCCGCTTATATGGCTGCGTGTTGCCTGGTCCAGGCAGCTCCTTCAGCCTGGGTCCACTACTTGGCAAAAGCTCAG TACATGctggaaaaaaatacttcttgGAGAAATCATTTCAGATACAAATGAGAAGAGAAGTTTGGACATAGCCCAGAAAATATGCCATTATTTCATAGAGGAGACCAATGCAGTGCTTCAAAAG GTTTCTCATATGAAAGATGAAGAAGTGGCTTCGGTAAACCAACTAACTTTGGTAGAAACATTGTGGACAGAAGAGCTAAAGATTCTGCAGGCCTCTGCTCTGATTCTAAACAGTTTGCAAACACCTTTTAG GAAGGTCCAGAGTCTGCCAATCTGA
- the SETD4 gene encoding SET domain-containing protein 4 isoform X2, whose protein sequence is MKMGRGRTSRIRRRKLFRSSVSRGVNESYKPEFIELKKWLKDRKFEDTNLIPACFPGTGRGLMSKTSLQEGQVIISLPESCLLTTDTVIRSYLGAYIAKWRPPPSPLLALCTFLVSEKHAGDQSVWKPYLEILPKAYTCPVCLEPEVVNLFPKPLRAKAEEQRARVREFFSSSRGFFSSLQPLFSEAVGSIFSYRALLWAWCTVNTRAVYVKPRRRRCFSAEPDTCALAPYLDLLNHSPRVQVEAAFNEETRCYEIRTASSCRKHEEVFICYGPHDNQRLLLEYGFVSIHNPHACVYVSEDKQMNKKISILKDHDFIENLTFGWDGPSWRLLTALKLLCLEAEELPRDRDLAEVRRLTDCATQAPRGGLFFMELARVVFFPGDLHCLEEIFLKNASSLFRGKPLSTEFSPGDKSLLGELYPPWGQIQTPTKREAFPWGRRVEEPRCRHTSWFGSLTLPSGCQSLPQHGKDCPLIWLRVAWSRQLLQPGSTTWQKLSTCWKKILLGEIISDTNEKRSLDIAQKICHYFIEETNAVLQKVSHMKDEEVASVNQLTLVETLWTEELKILQASALILNSLQTPFRESASWGGVEREGDRGSEAGAQTHEL, encoded by the exons TGAATGAGAGCTACAAGCCTGAATTTATAGAGCTTAAGAAGTGGCTGAAAGATAGAAAGTTTGAAGATACAAACTTAATACCTGCTTGTTTTCCAG GTACAGGAAGAGGGCTGATGAGCAAAACATCCTTGCAG GAGGGACAGGTGATTATTTCGTTGCCTGAGAGTTGCCTGCTCACCACGGACACAGTGATTAGAAGCTACTTAGGGGCGTACATCGCTAA ATGGCGGCCTCCTCCATCTCCTCTGCTGGCTCTGTGTACCTTTCTGGTTTCAGAAAAGCATGCTGGGGACCAGTCCGTCTGGAAACCTTACCTAGAGATTTTACCAAAGGCCTACACCTGCCCCGTTTGCTTGGAGCCAGAAGTGGTGAATCTTTTTCCCAAACCCTTGAGAGCAAAGGCCGAAGAGCAGAGAGCCCGTGTGCGAgagttcttttcttcctccagaggctttttctcttccctgcagCCTCTGTTTTCCGAGGCCGTCGGGAGCATCTTTAGCTACCGTGCCCTCCTGTGGGCCTGGTGTACGGTCAACACCAGGGCCGTGTATGTGAAGCCCAGGCGGAGGCGCTGCTTTTCCGCGGAGCCAGACACCTGTGCGCTCGCCCCGTACCTGGATCTGCTGAACCACAGCCCCCGTGTGCAG GTAGAAGCAGCATTTAATGAGGAAACTCGCTGTTATGAAATTAGAACAGCTTCAAGCTGTAGGAAACATGAAGAGGTGTTCATCTGCTATGGCCCTCATGATAATCAGCGACTGCTCCTGGAGTATGGATTTGTTTCCATCCATAATCCTCACGCTTGTGTTTATGTCTCAGAAG ataaacagATGAACAAGaagatttccattttaaaggaTCATGACTTTATAGA AAATTTGACATTTGGATGGGATGGACCATCTTGGAGGTTACTCACAGCGCTTAAGTTGTTATGTCTGGAAGCTGAAGAATT accgcgagatcgtgacctggctgaagtcagacgcttaaccgactgcgccacccaggcgccccggggtgGCTTATTCTTTATGGAACTTGCCCGCGTG GTATTTTTCCCTGGTGACCTGCATTGTttagaggaaatatttttaaaaaatgcatcgtCACTGTTCAGGGGGAAGCCTCTGAGTACCGAGTTTTCCCCTGGGGACAAATCGCTTCTTGGGGAGCTATATCCTCCCTGGGGGCAGATCCAGACCCCTACTAAACGAGAGGCCTTTCCATGGGGGAGGCGGGTAGAGGAGCCCCGGTGTAGACACACGTCCTGGTTCGGCTCCTTAACATTACCTTCAGGCTGCCAGTCCCTCCCCCAGCATGGAAAGGACTGTCCGCTTATATGGCTGCGTGTTGCCTGGTCCAGGCAGCTCCTTCAGCCTGGGTCCACTACTTGGCAAAAGCTCAG TACATGctggaaaaaaatacttcttgGAGAAATCATTTCAGATACAAATGAGAAGAGAAGTTTGGACATAGCCCAGAAAATATGCCATTATTTCATAGAGGAGACCAATGCAGTGCTTCAAAAG GTTTCTCATATGAAAGATGAAGAAGTGGCTTCGGTAAACCAACTAACTTTGGTAGAAACATTGTGGACAGAAGAGCTAAAGATTCTGCAGGCCTCTGCTCTGATTCTAAACAGTTTGCAAACACCTTTTAG agagagtgcaagctggggaggagtagagagagaaggagacagaggatccgaagcaggggctcaaacccacgaactgtga